In Lacrimispora indolis DSM 755, a genomic segment contains:
- a CDS encoding ROK family protein, translated as MNQNRGINQDVTQEMNRSLLLKSLRREGVCSRAHLAALTGLKQATVTNIMKDFLNWGIVKEVGFLNGSKGRRSIGVSINPDGYRVIGVRLARKHYSVGLFDLTGKEIVKERVDFEPEKQPGAEEILNQIAGRMCLMIQQYGKDTVLAAGLAVPGPFIAKKNRIALITGADIWKDIDLKAFFDREMDIPVFLEHNANAGAYAHMWDLKDAYHDDILVYIAAGQGIGAGIVMNGRIYEGTLGTAGEIGHMTIDRNGKPCACGNRGCLERYASSLELVKAVYGERAGMEGCNFEDLEQGIRSGDTAYTEHYRRACESLGVGIINIVNVINPDRIIIGDDMARPNPELMEQTVRETVQKGILPDVWEELTLSISTYQGDPILTGGAIVAIDRVFDSPGQFI; from the coding sequence ATGAATCAGAACCGGGGAATTAACCAGGATGTGACACAGGAGATGAATCGGTCTCTCCTTTTAAAAAGTTTAAGAAGAGAAGGCGTATGCTCCAGGGCACATCTGGCGGCACTTACAGGGCTCAAACAGGCGACTGTGACAAACATCATGAAAGATTTCCTGAATTGGGGAATCGTAAAGGAGGTTGGTTTCTTAAATGGCAGCAAAGGGCGCCGGTCGATTGGAGTGTCCATCAATCCTGACGGCTACCGGGTCATTGGCGTGCGGCTTGCGAGAAAGCATTACAGTGTGGGACTGTTTGATTTGACGGGTAAGGAGATTGTGAAGGAGCGCGTGGATTTCGAGCCGGAAAAACAGCCCGGTGCGGAAGAAATCTTAAATCAGATTGCGGGGCGGATGTGCCTGATGATTCAGCAGTATGGGAAGGACACTGTGCTGGCTGCGGGGCTTGCAGTACCGGGGCCTTTTATTGCGAAGAAAAACCGTATTGCATTGATAACGGGTGCGGATATATGGAAAGATATTGATTTGAAAGCATTTTTTGACAGGGAGATGGATATCCCGGTGTTCTTAGAACACAATGCAAATGCCGGAGCCTATGCTCATATGTGGGATTTGAAGGACGCCTATCATGATGATATTCTGGTTTACATTGCTGCTGGTCAGGGGATTGGTGCTGGAATCGTGATGAATGGCAGAATCTACGAAGGAACGCTGGGGACAGCGGGTGAGATTGGGCATATGACCATAGACAGAAACGGAAAGCCATGTGCCTGCGGAAACAGAGGCTGCCTGGAACGCTACGCTTCTTCGCTGGAGCTTGTAAAGGCAGTGTATGGGGAGCGGGCCGGTATGGAAGGCTGTAATTTTGAGGATTTGGAGCAGGGAATCAGAAGCGGCGATACAGCCTATACAGAGCATTACCGCAGAGCATGCGAGAGCCTTGGCGTGGGAATCATAAATATTGTCAATGTGATTAACCCGGACCGGATTATTATCGGTGACGATATGGCACGCCCAAACCCGGAATTGATGGAGCAGACCGTGCGGGAGACGGTGCAGAAAGGGATTCTGCCGGATGTCTGGGAAGAGCTTACCCTTTCCATCAGCACATACCAGGGGGACCCCATCTTAACCGGCGGGGCTATCGTGGCGATTGACAGGGTCTTTGACAGCCCGGGACAGTTTATATAG
- a CDS encoding transketolase family protein, whose amino-acid sequence MNNMVAPRVAFGKALVDLADEYPMLHVLDADVCPSTQTHLFREQYPQRFIQCGIAEANMVGMAAGMASVGCIPFVSAFAVFLAKRAADQIRVSVAYTKLNVKINAAYVGLPTGRAGATHSSVADMALMRAMPNMTILNPSDAIETAAAVRLALETPGPVYLRTVRCPVPTIFPESYKMELGKGVELMDGKDAAIISTGMMSPKALEAGKLLRKKGINVRVIHMGTIKPLDEEIIIKAARECGRIITVENHSRIGGLGGAVAEVLTEKHCCPLLRIGFPDIFLESGDDEAIFSKLKMNVQDIADRTEELIKNTD is encoded by the coding sequence ATGAATAATATGGTTGCACCAAGAGTGGCTTTTGGAAAAGCTTTAGTAGACCTCGCTGATGAATATCCTATGCTTCATGTATTAGATGCGGATGTATGTCCTTCAACACAAACACATCTTTTTAGAGAACAATATCCACAAAGATTTATCCAATGTGGAATTGCGGAGGCAAATATGGTTGGAATGGCAGCCGGAATGGCGTCTGTTGGCTGTATCCCTTTTGTTTCTGCTTTTGCTGTCTTTTTAGCAAAACGTGCGGCTGATCAAATTCGTGTTTCGGTTGCATATACAAAATTAAACGTTAAAATTAATGCTGCTTATGTCGGCCTTCCGACGGGCAGAGCCGGAGCGACACACTCATCTGTAGCTGATATGGCACTTATGAGAGCCATGCCAAATATGACAATATTAAATCCAAGTGATGCGATTGAAACTGCAGCTGCTGTCCGCTTAGCACTTGAAACACCGGGACCGGTCTATTTAAGAACTGTCAGATGTCCTGTTCCTACTATCTTTCCGGAGTCTTATAAGATGGAATTAGGAAAAGGTGTTGAGCTCATGGATGGAAAGGATGCTGCAATTATTTCAACCGGGATGATGAGTCCAAAAGCATTAGAAGCCGGTAAGCTGCTGCGGAAAAAAGGAATTAATGTTCGTGTGATTCATATGGGAACAATAAAACCGTTGGATGAAGAAATAATTATTAAAGCAGCCAGAGAATGCGGAAGAATTATAACTGTTGAAAATCATAGCAGAATTGGCGGTCTTGGCGGTGCTGTTGCGGAAGTATTAACAGAAAAACATTGTTGTCCTCTGCTTAGAATTGGTTTTCCGGATATTTTTCTTGAGTCAGGTGATGATGAAGCCATATTTAGTAAACTGAAAATGAATGTTCAGGATATTGCAGACAGAACAGAAGAATTAATTAAAAATACCGATTAA
- a CDS encoding transketolase — MGNYLELEKSANEIRKGIVTAVHSAKSGHPGGSLSAADLFTWLYFREMNIDPEHPAKEDRDRFVLSKGHVAPGYYSTLANRGFFPVEDLKTLRHTGSYLQGHPDRKHIPGVDMSSGSLGQGISAAVGMALSAKLSKEPYRVYTLLGDGEIEEGQVWEAAMFAGHRKLDNLVVIVDNNGLQIDGSIDEVCSPYPIDKKFEAFNFHVINIDGHDFEQIEHAFEEARQTKGRPTAIIAKTIKGKGVSFMEGSVAWHGTAPDDGQYEIAMADLEKAGEALCLR; from the coding sequence ATGGGGAATTATCTGGAATTGGAAAAATCGGCAAATGAAATCCGCAAAGGGATAGTGACCGCAGTACATAGTGCAAAATCCGGTCATCCCGGCGGCTCGCTGTCGGCGGCAGACCTGTTCACCTGGCTCTATTTCCGGGAGATGAATATTGACCCGGAACATCCGGCAAAAGAAGACAGGGACCGGTTTGTGCTGTCCAAAGGCCATGTGGCACCGGGGTATTATTCAACCCTGGCAAACCGGGGGTTTTTTCCGGTGGAGGACTTAAAGACCCTGCGCCATACCGGCTCCTACTTACAGGGGCATCCGGACAGAAAGCATATTCCGGGGGTGGATATGTCCAGCGGCTCTTTGGGACAGGGAATCTCAGCAGCGGTGGGGATGGCGCTTTCTGCAAAGCTGAGCAAAGAACCATACCGGGTGTATACCCTTCTTGGAGACGGGGAGATAGAAGAGGGACAGGTCTGGGAGGCAGCGATGTTTGCCGGCCATAGAAAACTGGATAATCTGGTGGTTATCGTCGATAATAATGGACTTCAGATTGATGGTTCTATTGATGAGGTCTGCTCTCCATATCCCATTGACAAAAAGTTTGAGGCGTTTAATTTCCATGTCATCAATATTGACGGACATGATTTTGAACAGATCGAGCATGCATTTGAGGAAGCAAGGCAGACAAAGGGGAGGCCAACAGCCATCATCGCGAAAACCATAAAAGGCAAGGGAGTTTCTTTTATGGAGGGCTCTGTAGCATGGCATGGGACTGCGCCTGATGACGGGCAGTATGAAATTGCGATGGCAGATTTGGAGAAAGCAGGTGAAGCATTATGCCTGAGATAA
- a CDS encoding DEAD/DEAH box helicase: protein MDVFNRLAPFIQDFIYQNKWEELRGIQVASCEVIWGSDDNLLLSSGTASGKTEAAFLPVLTELYEKPSRSVGVMYISPLKALINDQFKRLDQLLVDSHIPVCKWHGDASQTKKNELIKHPEGIIQITPESLESLLTNKRGACLQMFSDLQFIIIDEVHQFMRDARGIQLLCILERLQKLTGVNPRRIGLSATLGDVSFAQNWLNTGTGRNCAAPITEDGKKRIKLHVERFINLHDERDTADSDASDNKVVTGGNMGDREHYEYLFKMTLDKKTIIFTNSREETELVMANLREIALQKKAPDVYRVHHGNVSALLRENTEDEMKSSDEKIVTGATVTLELGIDIGSLDQAVQVGAPLSVSSFAQRLGRCGRRGQVPQLLFTFVEDIRINPADTLGPINWEFIRTIAIIELYIKDHWIEPIYPHHHAYNLLYHQTMSHLKSSGELSPAALAQAILTLGCFRHISQEDYKQLLTHLINIEQLQRTEHGGLMIGREGEKIVNSHHFLTVFLAPEYLLVKDENRTIGTVDKIYPVGTRFALAGMTWETVDVNTKSKVIFVKKVPGISVVDWDVDFDAELHTVLVKKVRGILQGDMSYPYLSERCRERLTEIQYIARNSGILENLVTPLSDIKYAVFPWVGTRQLLTLHYALLKRKIRSKHPWITCVYLEVNFTGTKEELEYIISDIIKSDLDLYELPLPEKVQIDGKYNEFIPFHLLRKQFIEDYLDFEGLKEAFEYRRAVFMGNNVEAQEN from the coding sequence ATGGATGTATTTAACAGACTTGCTCCTTTCATACAGGATTTCATATATCAGAACAAATGGGAGGAATTACGTGGAATTCAGGTTGCCTCTTGCGAGGTCATTTGGGGCAGCGATGACAATTTACTGCTTTCCTCCGGCACAGCTTCTGGAAAAACAGAAGCGGCTTTTTTACCTGTGCTTACGGAACTGTATGAGAAACCTTCCCGTTCGGTAGGCGTAATGTATATTTCACCGCTGAAAGCTCTTATTAACGACCAGTTCAAACGCCTTGACCAGTTACTTGTTGATTCACATATTCCTGTCTGCAAATGGCACGGTGACGCATCACAAACCAAGAAAAATGAGTTAATCAAGCATCCGGAAGGGATTATCCAAATCACCCCGGAATCACTTGAAAGCCTTCTGACCAACAAGCGTGGCGCTTGCCTCCAAATGTTCTCTGATTTGCAGTTTATCATTATTGATGAAGTACATCAGTTTATGCGCGATGCACGCGGTATTCAGCTGTTGTGCATCTTAGAACGCCTTCAAAAGCTGACTGGCGTAAATCCAAGGCGTATCGGCCTTTCGGCAACGCTGGGTGATGTGTCTTTCGCTCAGAACTGGCTCAACACAGGAACCGGCCGTAACTGCGCTGCTCCCATAACGGAAGATGGAAAGAAGCGTATCAAACTTCATGTGGAACGATTTATTAACCTACACGATGAGCGTGATACCGCTGACAGCGACGCAAGCGATAACAAGGTTGTAACAGGCGGGAATATGGGTGATCGTGAGCATTACGAATATTTATTTAAAATGACGCTTGATAAAAAGACTATCATCTTTACAAACAGCCGGGAAGAAACCGAACTTGTTATGGCGAATCTTCGTGAAATTGCGTTACAAAAAAAAGCGCCTGATGTTTACCGGGTTCATCACGGAAATGTTTCTGCGCTGCTACGCGAAAACACAGAAGATGAGATGAAATCAAGTGATGAAAAAATTGTCACCGGTGCAACCGTTACATTGGAGTTAGGTATTGACATTGGTTCGCTGGATCAGGCGGTACAGGTCGGCGCCCCTCTTAGCGTTTCCAGCTTTGCACAGCGTCTTGGCAGATGTGGACGCCGAGGTCAGGTTCCGCAACTGCTATTCACTTTTGTTGAAGATATCCGAATTAATCCAGCTGATACACTGGGACCTATCAATTGGGAGTTTATCCGAACGATTGCTATTATTGAGCTGTATATAAAGGACCATTGGATAGAACCGATTTATCCCCATCATCATGCGTATAACCTTCTGTACCATCAAACGATGAGCCACTTAAAAAGCAGTGGTGAACTGTCCCCTGCAGCTCTTGCGCAGGCTATCCTTACTTTGGGCTGCTTTCGCCATATCTCCCAGGAGGATTATAAACAGTTATTGACTCATCTTATCAATATTGAGCAATTACAGCGAACAGAACATGGGGGCTTGATGATCGGCAGAGAAGGAGAAAAGATTGTAAATAGTCATCATTTTCTCACGGTTTTCCTTGCGCCGGAATATTTGCTTGTTAAAGATGAAAACCGCACAATCGGTACTGTTGATAAGATTTACCCCGTTGGTACCCGTTTTGCATTGGCGGGCATGACATGGGAAACAGTTGATGTCAATACAAAATCAAAGGTTATTTTTGTTAAAAAGGTACCAGGCATTTCTGTAGTTGACTGGGACGTGGATTTCGATGCAGAGCTGCATACTGTTTTAGTGAAAAAGGTCCGCGGCATTCTTCAGGGTGATATGTCATATCCGTACTTGAGTGAGAGGTGCCGTGAACGATTAACGGAAATACAATACATTGCTCGAAATAGCGGTATTTTAGAAAATCTGGTTACCCCTCTTTCCGATATAAAATACGCGGTATTCCCTTGGGTGGGGACACGACAGCTATTAACTCTTCACTACGCGTTGTTGAAAAGGAAAATAAGAAGTAAACATCCTTGGATTACTTGTGTCTATTTAGAGGTGAATTTTACTGGAACGAAAGAAGAATTGGAATATATTATTTCCGATATTATAAAATCTGATCTGGATTTATATGAGCTTCCTTTACCTGAGAAAGTGCAGATTGACGGTAAATATAACGAGTTTATTCCTTTTCACTTACTGCGCAAACAATTTATTGAGGACTATTTGGATTTTGAAGGGTTAAAAGAGGCATTTGAGTACAGGAGGGCTGTATTTATGGGGAACAATGTGGAAGCCCAAGAGAACTGA
- a CDS encoding LysR family transcriptional regulator — protein sequence MDLQSLLYFKKIAELEHFTKAANELHIAQPSLSRTINNLENELGVAVFDRVGKYIKLNTYGKILLERTNRVFKELDGITTDIEESKKDFDTTVIISLSSASKILPEIIMEFNKIYPTTKFKILHGDYKTASNAAHDLFLYSTAHPIFDHPCACSLFREEILVALPKSNPLSDQEAINLHDLSELDFICLQKGKSIRTITDFYCEMVNFKPKIILESNSPETVKNFIEKGLGVSFTPSITWGKVLGGDNISLLPVAFPRCYSYLNLTWREDDYLSSSAKNFRDYLIRYFETSDNYEPCF from the coding sequence ATGGATCTTCAATCATTATTGTATTTTAAAAAAATTGCGGAATTGGAACATTTCACTAAGGCTGCTAATGAACTTCATATTGCGCAGCCTTCATTGAGCCGGACAATCAATAATTTAGAAAATGAATTGGGTGTGGCGGTTTTTGATCGAGTAGGCAAGTACATTAAGCTAAATACATATGGCAAAATACTGTTAGAACGAACAAACAGGGTCTTTAAGGAGCTTGACGGTATTACTACAGATATTGAGGAGAGTAAAAAAGATTTTGACACCACAGTCATTATTTCTCTGTCATCGGCATCAAAAATACTTCCTGAAATTATAATGGAATTTAACAAAATTTACCCAACGACTAAATTTAAAATTTTGCATGGGGATTATAAAACAGCATCAAATGCCGCCCATGATTTATTTTTATACTCTACTGCTCATCCGATCTTCGATCATCCTTGCGCATGTTCGTTGTTTAGAGAAGAAATTTTAGTTGCCCTGCCTAAAAGCAATCCCTTATCAGATCAAGAAGCAATAAATTTACATGATTTATCTGAATTGGATTTTATCTGCTTGCAAAAAGGCAAAAGTATCCGTACGATAACTGACTTTTATTGTGAAATGGTGAACTTTAAGCCCAAAATTATTCTGGAAAGTAATAGTCCGGAAACGGTAAAAAATTTTATTGAAAAAGGGCTGGGAGTATCCTTTACCCCTTCTATTACTTGGGGCAAAGTATTGGGCGGTGATAATATTTCTTTGCTTCCTGTTGCATTTCCCAGGTGTTACAGCTATTTAAATTTGACGTGGCGAGAGGATGATTACTTGTCTTCGTCCGCTAAGAACTTCAGGGACTATTTGATCCGCTATTTTGAAACTTCCGACAACTATGAACCGTGCTTTTAG
- a CDS encoding transketolase produces the protein MSIPDLEATAIDIRRHILKTIFNAGCGHTGGSLSEADILTALFFRIMNIDTSNPRMENRDRFILSKGHSTPGYYCTLAKRGFFPLEVLLTFDQEGTILQGHPDMHKTPGVDISSGSLGQGLSLGIGMCTGRDAKNLDFYVYTLLGDGESQEGQVWEAAMYAGANKTKGLIGITDYNGVQLSGEVNKTLSLGSLKKKWEAFDWTVLECDGHSMTELVSTLEHAKNLSNEGPVMILAKTVKGKGVSFMENDYHWHGKAPNKEEYALAMKELER, from the coding sequence ATGAGTATTCCTGATCTTGAAGCTACGGCTATTGATATCAGACGTCACATATTAAAGACAATTTTTAATGCAGGATGCGGTCATACCGGAGGCTCTTTATCCGAAGCCGATATTCTGACTGCCTTATTTTTTCGTATAATGAATATAGATACAAGCAATCCGAGAATGGAAAACAGAGATCGTTTTATCCTTTCCAAAGGACACTCAACACCCGGATATTATTGTACATTGGCTAAGAGAGGTTTCTTTCCATTGGAAGTGCTTTTGACTTTTGATCAAGAAGGAACTATTCTCCAAGGACATCCGGATATGCACAAAACACCGGGGGTTGATATTTCATCCGGATCTTTAGGTCAAGGCTTATCCTTAGGTATAGGTATGTGTACCGGCAGAGATGCAAAAAATTTAGATTTTTATGTATATACACTCCTTGGCGATGGAGAATCTCAAGAAGGTCAAGTGTGGGAAGCTGCTATGTATGCAGGGGCAAATAAAACAAAAGGTCTGATTGGTATTACCGATTATAACGGTGTTCAATTATCGGGAGAAGTAAATAAAACTCTCTCACTGGGTTCCTTAAAGAAAAAATGGGAAGCATTTGACTGGACTGTTTTAGAATGTGACGGACACTCTATGACAGAGCTTGTATCAACACTTGAACATGCTAAAAACTTATCAAATGAAGGACCTGTTATGATTTTAGCAAAGACTGTCAAAGGTAAAGGCGTTTCATTTATGGAAAATGATTACCATTGGCATGGCAAGGCTCCTAATAAAGAGGAATATGCCTTGGCTATGAAAGAATTGGAGAGATAA
- a CDS encoding CoA-acylating methylmalonate-semialdehyde dehydrogenase: MKRLPYFINGEFKESKTTKYLDAFDPSTGEVIAQVPTCTAQEVEEAIAAAKAAYPGWSGTPVIKRVQILYKLRDLLIEHMDELTHLLATENGKTWDEAKGDVLKAKEGTEQAIAAPSLMMGESLMDASSGYDTVLYREPLGVFAGIVPFNFPAMIPMGWMTPMCIACGNTIVLKAATFTPQTCMRIAELYKEAGLPDGVLNIVTCSRNEAEILLKHEDIKGISFVGSTSVGMHIYSTAAAHGKRVQALCEAKNHALVLRDAPIKRTAAGIINASFGCAGERCMALPVVVVEEAIADELVAEIVNLASKIKVGPAYDKESKMGPVVNESHMKSVLSWIEKGLEEGATLALDGRGVKVEGFGNGFYIGPTILDHIKPDMTIGDNEIFGPVLCIKRVKNFDEGLALMNHNEFANGSVIFTQNGYYAREFARYTDGGMVGVNVGIPVPVGAFPFSGHKKSFIGDLHCLGKDGYRFYTETKVVTSHWFDEGEIHQTEVSTWDGTI, from the coding sequence ATGAAAAGACTACCTTATTTTATCAATGGAGAGTTTAAAGAATCAAAAACAACAAAATATTTGGATGCGTTTGACCCGAGTACGGGAGAGGTGATTGCACAAGTTCCGACTTGTACAGCACAGGAGGTTGAAGAAGCAATAGCTGCGGCAAAAGCGGCCTATCCCGGTTGGTCCGGTACACCGGTTATCAAGAGAGTGCAAATTTTATATAAATTACGTGACTTACTGATTGAGCACATGGATGAATTGACGCATCTCTTGGCTACAGAAAATGGAAAGACATGGGATGAAGCAAAAGGAGATGTTTTAAAGGCAAAAGAAGGTACGGAACAAGCAATCGCAGCGCCGTCTCTTATGATGGGTGAAAGCCTTATGGATGCGTCCTCCGGATATGACACTGTATTATACAGGGAGCCGTTGGGTGTATTTGCGGGAATCGTTCCTTTCAACTTTCCGGCAATGATTCCTATGGGATGGATGACACCTATGTGTATCGCTTGCGGTAACACAATCGTATTAAAAGCGGCTACATTTACACCGCAGACGTGTATGAGGATTGCTGAATTATATAAAGAGGCCGGATTACCTGACGGAGTGCTTAATATTGTAACTTGTTCAAGAAATGAAGCAGAAATCTTATTAAAACATGAAGACATCAAAGGTATCAGTTTCGTCGGTTCTACAAGCGTGGGGATGCATATTTATTCCACGGCAGCAGCTCACGGAAAAAGAGTGCAGGCTTTGTGCGAAGCGAAGAATCATGCTTTAGTTTTAAGGGATGCGCCTATTAAGAGGACGGCCGCAGGCATCATCAATGCATCATTTGGCTGTGCCGGAGAGAGATGTATGGCATTGCCTGTAGTGGTTGTGGAAGAAGCAATTGCGGATGAACTGGTTGCAGAAATTGTGAATTTGGCCTCTAAAATAAAAGTGGGTCCTGCGTATGATAAAGAATCAAAAATGGGCCCTGTAGTCAATGAGTCTCATATGAAATCCGTACTTTCCTGGATAGAAAAAGGTTTGGAAGAAGGTGCTACGCTTGCGTTAGACGGAAGAGGTGTGAAGGTGGAAGGTTTCGGGAACGGATTCTATATCGGGCCAACTATTTTAGACCACATCAAACCGGATATGACAATTGGAGACAACGAAATATTTGGTCCCGTACTTTGTATCAAACGTGTGAAAAACTTTGATGAAGGTTTGGCGCTTATGAATCACAATGAATTTGCAAACGGCTCTGTTATATTTACGCAAAACGGATATTATGCAAGAGAATTTGCAAGATACACAGATGGCGGCATGGTTGGTGTGAATGTTGGTATTCCCGTCCCAGTAGGTGCATTCCCATTCTCGGGACATAAGAAATCTTTTATAGGCGATTTACACTGCCTTGGAAAAGACGGCTACCGTTTCTATACAGAGACGAAAGTAGTAACGAGTCATTGGTTTGATGAAGGTGAGATCCATCAGACCGAAGTGTCAACATGGGATGGTACAATATAA
- a CDS encoding RpiB/LacA/LacB family sugar-phosphate isomerase — MRIAVINEVSAQQKNSDIIKALEGRGHEVLNLGMTGNPELPELTYIHTGLMTAMLLNSDSVDFVVGGCGTGQGYLNAAMQYPGVFCGLISTSLDAWLFTQINGGNCISLPLNQGYGWAADVNLRFIFDRIFSVESGCGYPETRKESQQKSRQTLSRISQIAHRPFLEILDDMPYEIVKAVACFPGFISVLDKKTQTLLQKYIED, encoded by the coding sequence ATGCGTATCGCAGTAATCAATGAAGTAAGCGCTCAACAAAAAAACAGTGATATTATTAAGGCATTAGAAGGCCGGGGACATGAAGTTTTAAATTTAGGTATGACCGGAAATCCAGAATTGCCGGAACTGACATATATACATACAGGGTTAATGACAGCGATGTTATTAAACTCTGACTCAGTTGATTTTGTTGTTGGAGGCTGTGGGACAGGACAAGGATATTTAAATGCTGCGATGCAGTATCCGGGAGTATTTTGCGGACTGATTTCTACTTCTTTAGACGCCTGGCTGTTCACACAAATCAATGGAGGAAATTGTATTTCTTTACCCTTAAATCAAGGTTATGGCTGGGCGGCAGATGTAAATCTTCGTTTTATCTTTGATCGGATTTTCAGCGTTGAAAGTGGATGCGGCTATCCTGAAACCAGAAAAGAATCACAGCAAAAGTCAAGACAGACTCTTTCACGTATTTCTCAAATTGCCCATAGACCTTTTCTTGAAATACTTGATGATATGCCATATGAAATTGTAAAAGCAGTTGCCTGTTTCCCTGGTTTTATCAGTGTCTTAGATAAAAAAACACAAACTCTATTACAAAAATATATTGAGGATTAA
- the fsa gene encoding fructose-6-phosphate aldolase, with protein MKFFIDTAKVEDIKKANDMGIICGVTTNPSLIAKEGRDFVEVIREITSIVDGPISGEVKATTTDAQGMIEEGREIAAIHPNMVVKIPMTVEGLKAVKVLNAEGIKTNVTLVFSANQALLAARAGATYVSPFLGRLDDISQPGMDLIRTIADMFNISGIETEIIAASVRNPIHVIDCALAGADIATVPYGVLEQMTKHPLTDQGIEKFKADYRAVFGE; from the coding sequence ATGAAATTTTTTATTGACACAGCAAAGGTAGAGGATATCAAAAAGGCAAATGATATGGGGATTATCTGCGGGGTAACAACGAACCCGTCACTGATTGCAAAGGAAGGCAGAGATTTTGTGGAAGTGATCCGTGAGATTACTTCTATTGTAGACGGACCAATCAGCGGAGAAGTAAAAGCGACAACGACAGATGCCCAGGGAATGATTGAAGAGGGGCGTGAGATTGCGGCAATCCATCCAAACATGGTTGTTAAAATTCCCATGACAGTAGAAGGCTTAAAAGCGGTGAAGGTTTTGAACGCAGAGGGAATCAAAACCAATGTGACTCTGGTTTTCAGTGCAAACCAGGCGCTGCTGGCAGCACGGGCAGGTGCCACTTATGTATCACCGTTTCTGGGACGTCTCGATGATATCTCCCAGCCAGGAATGGACCTAATCAGGACCATTGCAGATATGTTCAATATCTCAGGGATTGAAACGGAGATTATTGCCGCCAGTGTGCGGAACCCCATTCATGTAATTGACTGTGCGCTTGCAGGGGCGGATATTGCCACGGTTCCGTACGGCGTACTGGAACAGATGACAAAACATCCGCTGACTGATCAGGGGATTGAAAAATTTAAGGCGGATTACCGTGCTGTTTTTGGAGAGTAA
- a CDS encoding transketolase family protein, which produces MPEIKEIAVKKIATRESYGNALVELGKANDKIVVLDADLAAATKTGIFKKAYPERHVDCGIAECNMMGIAAGLAATGKIPFASTFAMFAAGRAFEQVRNSIGYPHLNVKIGATHAGISVGEDGATHQCNEDIALMRTIPGMVVLCPSDDIEAKAAVKAAAEYEGPVYMRFGRLAVPVINDTPDYRFELGKGVVLREGTDVTLIATGLEVWETLAAAKRLESDGISARVINIHTIKPLDEELICRAARETGKLVTVEEHSTVGGLGSAVCDAVCKEYPVPVKKIGIQDVFGESGPAKELLQKYQLDEMGIYRQVLEFVRGYKK; this is translated from the coding sequence ATGCCTGAGATAAAGGAAATTGCTGTAAAGAAGATTGCCACCAGGGAAAGCTATGGCAATGCTCTGGTGGAACTGGGGAAGGCAAATGATAAAATCGTTGTATTGGATGCGGATCTGGCGGCAGCAACAAAGACCGGAATCTTTAAAAAGGCATATCCGGAGCGTCATGTGGACTGCGGGATTGCAGAGTGCAATATGATGGGAATTGCTGCCGGTCTTGCTGCCACGGGCAAGATACCGTTTGCAAGCACCTTTGCCATGTTTGCGGCAGGCAGGGCGTTTGAGCAGGTCAGGAATTCCATCGGTTATCCCCACCTGAATGTGAAAATCGGGGCTACCCATGCAGGTATTTCTGTCGGGGAGGATGGAGCCACACATCAGTGCAACGAGGATATTGCCCTGATGAGGACAATTCCGGGGATGGTTGTGCTCTGCCCGTCAGATGACATAGAGGCAAAAGCAGCGGTAAAGGCAGCGGCGGAATATGAAGGACCGGTATATATGCGGTTTGGACGTCTGGCAGTTCCTGTGATCAACGATACGCCGGATTATAGGTTTGAACTGGGAAAGGGTGTTGTGCTGCGTGAAGGAACGGATGTGACGTTGATTGCCACCGGCCTTGAAGTGTGGGAAACACTTGCAGCAGCAAAGCGTCTGGAATCTGATGGGATTTCTGCAAGAGTCATCAATATCCATACTATCAAGCCGCTGGACGAGGAACTTATCTGCAGGGCAGCCAGAGAGACCGGGAAGCTTGTTACGGTTGAAGAGCATTCAACTGTGGGCGGACTGGGAAGTGCGGTCTGTGATGCCGTGTGCAAAGAATACCCGGTTCCGGTGAAGAAAATAGGAATCCAGGATGTGTTTGGTGAGTCCGGACCGGCAAAGGAATTATTGCAAAAGTATCAGTTGGATGAAATGGGAATATACCGGCAGGTGCTGGAATTTGTCAGAGGATATAAAAAATAA